ACCAGTTGGCGGTACTTCTCCTCAGAGCGCTCAAGCTCATTATACAGACTGGCATTCTCAAGCGAGAAGACCATCTCTCTGGACAGCAGATTGATAATCTTCATCCGTTCCTCGGTGAATACGCCGGTCACCAGATTATTCTCCAGATAGATAATGGCAATCGTCTTATTCTGGTTAATCAGCGGCATGCAGACCATCGATTTCGGCTGCTGCCTCACAATATAGGGATCATTCACGAATGAAGTCTCGGAATAGGCATCATTGTAGATCAGGCTCTCCCGGCTCTTCTCCACTTGTCTGATGATGGCGACAGGCAGATTGTCCAGCTGATGCGACTCATGAATCGCCACGGAGATCCGGTCTGTGTCCGCTTTATATTCCCCTTCGACCAGAAGATTGGCCTTGGAGGTCATCAGGATACAGCCCCGCTGCGCCCCGGCATTCATGATTACAATCTCCATCAGCGCTTCCAGCAGGTGGTTCAGCTCAATTTCTTTGGAGATGGCCTGCGAAGCCAGAATGATGGAATTCAGATCAATGCTCTCGGTATAATCGGACACCGTCCTGCCGTGCATGAACTCCTTGGTGCTGATTTTCTGGGCAAGAGCGGGGTATCGCTCCTTGATGAACGCAATCTTCTCCTTGGCCCCCCAGACCGAATAATAGTATTCGGATTGTCTGAGCAAATAGGCGGCGAACTCGTTGAAGCCCTTGTCCATATAGAACCGGGCCGCCAGCTCGTTACAGAGTGCCTTATAGCGGACGAAGCTGCCCTGCTCGCTGGCCTCGATCGCCAGATCATAATAATAGCCTGCGCGCGTGCTGTTCCCGGAGATCCGGGCCCATTCGGCTCTCATCAGATATTCATGCTGCCGGAAGGTTCCCGGTGCATTGCTGGCCCATTTGCGTACCCGGCCGAGCTCCTTGCGCATTTTGGACCTGGCCTTCCGCTTGCCGTTCACACCCAAATCCCTGTAAGCATAAGCCAGATTCAGGAAGGTGTACAGCGCGAACTCCTCCATAAAAGCCGATCCGGCCAGCGTCCCGATAATCGGATACGCCCGCTCGATGTACTCCAGCGCTTCATCATGCTTCTCGTAGAGAAACAGCAGCTTCATTTTGTAAATATAATAGATCGCAATTCCCGAATAATATCTTGCTTCCTGCAATTCGTGCAGATAGACCTCTTCGCTGAAGGCTTCATTGTTGAATGAGGTACGCTCCGGCAGCTCTCCGGCAAGACTGAGATAATACTGGCGGGCCAGCTGTGCTGTGGCAAGCGACTCCTTGTACTTCGTGTTCTCGATCATAGAGATCGTACGGTCACTTTCCTGAAGCAAAGCCGGGATGTCCATCGACGGATTCCAGAGATTCACATAGAAGGCGGAATGGGCCAGGTAGAGCAGATCGCCTGTCCGCAGACTGGCTTCAATGGAGGTGCCGAACCAGTCCTGCAGCGTATCCCAAGGCTCGGTCCAGGCGTGGCTGAACAGCGTATACAGGACATGCGCCGCGCCTTTCCACTGCAGATCATTGAATTTGTCGTTAATTCTGATCCCGAGACGTCCATAAGCGAAGGCCCCCCGGGTATCCCCGAAGCCGGACAAGAGCATAGCATAGCCGATAAAAGCAAGCGCCGACTCCGGCGAATTCCCGTATTTCAGCGTCAAGCCCACCTTCTTCAGCACCACCAGACCAAACAACGAGGTCTCCCCGGAGATAAATGCAGGCGGTATAAAGTTAATCAGCAGCCGCATCACCAGCTTCATCTCCGGGTCCTGCATCTCCGGCAGTGCAAAAATCGTCTCCGGTGTTCTCCCCCGCAGCGCGGCCTTAACGACCAGCAGCTCCTTAAGGACGGCGGGCATTCCAACCTTGGACGGAATCTTAATGCCGAGCGCCTTCAGCCCCCGCCTCCCCGAAGCAATCGACTCGGGCATCATGCCCAGATACATATAGTGATTGGTCTGCATCTCATAGATTTCCGCAATAGCCATCCGCTCCGTAGTTTGCTCCAGCAGCAGACGGCAAGCCTGATCCCCCTGATCGATGTGATGGGTGAGATAGCTGCATTCCGCATACAGCCTGTAGATCTCCGCCGCCTGCCCCGGGTCTGTACTCCAGATCTGCTCCGGGAGCAACTCCATTGCCGCTTCAAGCAGTAGGAAGGCCGAATCATACCCGTATCCTGCTTTGGCCTTGTAGGCTGCCCGCAGATTCAGAGCGACGATCTCACGCGCCTCCGAGCTGTCAGTGATTAATTCCAGCCCTTTATTAATATGGGTTGCAATATCGACCAGCTTGTCCGCGATTTCCTCCTCTCCAAGATTCCGCAGCAACAGCCGGCCGATACTAAGATGAAGCCTCTTCCCCCGTTCAGGATCAAGCAGCTGGTAGAAGGCCTGCTGAATCCGGTCATGGGCAAATTTCAGCCGGATGCCAATCTGCGCAGCCTCGGGGCCGGATTCAGCAAGTGTAGCAGAGAATATGGCGTACTTGTGGTCGGCAGGGACGATATATTCTTCCTGGACCGCACGCGTAATCGCGGCGGCAATCACCTCCGGCGCTTCCTCGCCGATTAGTGTCAGCATCCCGTAGTCGAATACGCTGCCGGCCGCCGAGCTAAGCATCAGGATATGACGGACCTCCCCCGGCAGATGCTGCAGCTGTCCTACCAGGAAATCCACCACACTGTCATGGACCGGCAGTGCCTCCAGCTGCTCCAGGCTCCAGCTCCATTCCCCGTTCTGCTTGTCGAAAAAGATAATCCCGCGCCGGTGAAGATCCTTCAGCATTTCTGTCAGGAAAAAGGAATTCCCCTTCGACCGCTTGTATAAATGTCCGGTTATCCCTTCGACCCGTTCCATGCTGCTGTATAGCGTGTCAGCCACAAGGCTTTGCACATCCGTCTCTTGCAGCGGCTGAAGGTGAATACGTCCAACTTCACGATTTTTGCCGATCTTAACCATCGCGGAGAACAGCGGATGACCTTCGTGGATCTCATTCTGCCGGAAGGAGCAAATCACAAACATCCGCTGCAGATGGTTATCCAGCACCAGCTTCTCCACGAGCTGCAGGCTGGAGTAATCCGCCCACTGGACATCATCCAGGAAGAGGACGAGCGGCCGGTCCGGATGCGTCATGGCCTGCACGAACTTGGCAAAGGTCAGGAAGAACCGGTTCATCTCCTCGGCCGGACTCAGCGGTTCCGGCTCAGGCTGGGTCCCGGTCCAGACAGCAAGCTCAGGGATTAATCCCGTAATCACAGCGCCGTTGCCGTCAAGCAGCCGGGTCAGCGAGCGGCTGACCTCACTCTTGTAATCCTCATCCGGACTCTCCAGCAGCTGGCTGACCAGCCTGCGAAAGGCCTGTATGAGCGCACTGTAAGGAATATTCTTATTGTACTGGTCGAACTTCCCTTCCGCGAACAGCCCCTTCTCCCGGCTGATTGTCCGGTGCAGCTCATGAACCAGTGCCGTTTTGCCTGCACCTGCATCACCGGAGACCAGCATGACCTGTGAATTCCCGTTGACACTGCTGCGGAAGGCCGTCTCCAGGGTGGACAGCTCCTGCTGTCTGCCGACTACTTTTTGCGGAATGCGGAAGGTGTTCAGGAGATCCTCCGTTCCAATCACGAAATCCTCCTGCCCGGCCAGGCATTTCTTCAGATCGGCCTTGATGCCGTGCGCGCTGCGGTACCGGTCCTCCGACGACTTCTCCATCAGCTTCATAATGACCGCCGACAAGCCGCTGCTAACCCTGCCTCCGGTTGCATGGTAAGGGGAGACGGCTTCCTTTGCAATAATGGAATAGATCTGCTCCATCATCTCGGACGATGGATACGGCATGATGCCGGTCATCATCTCGTACAGGACCACACCTAGTGAATAGTAGTCACTCCGGTAATCTATATTCCGGTTCATCCGGCCGGTCTGTTCCGGTGAGATGTACAGCAGACTGCCCTCCAGCAAGCCGCTGTTCTGGAAATCCCGTCTCTCCTTGGACAGCTTCACTGCAAGGTCGAAATCAATCACCTGAACAATATCCCGCTCCCGGTTCCAGATGATATTCGACGGCTTGATATCCTTATGGATTACGTTCTGCTCATGAATGGAGCCCAGAATATCCACAACCTTGACCGCCAGCTTCAGTAAGGCCTCCTCTTCCGGCTGCTCTTCCGCCAGGATCCGCTTGAGCGAACGTCCGGCAATATCCTCAAGGACCATGACGTACAGACCGTTCTGCTCTTCGAGCCTCAGGGGACGGATAACCCCTTCTGCGCTGGTGCTGAGCTCTGTAAGCAGCTTATATTCCTGTTTGAAGCGCATTACGGCTTCGGTGCCGGCAAACTCCGATTTTAACACCTTGAGAATGACCGTTTCTGCGGAGGAAGCCTCTGTACACCGGTACACGGCTTTTATAGGATTATCTGAAATGGTCTCCAGGACCTGATAATGGTCATTAGCAATCATTGTACTCCACCTTTAGCCTTGTTCTCCCGTAACTTCAATATCGGCATCGAATTTAAATACATAGGCAGCGATCAGCCAGATAATCCAGCAATTCAGCCCAAAGAACAGATAACCGAAATAGCCCAGAACCGGCATCTCGGAGAAAATATGAAATTTGTCCAGATAAGGCACCGAGTATTTCCAGTAATTCGGATTGGTAGGAGCATCGTCATGGAACCACTCACTGCCAAAGTTCCAGAACTCCCAGAAGAAGCCGTTGAACACCGTAGCCAGCCCCACCAGAATGACCTTGGACCAGTCTCCGTTCTTCACCGGGGTGAAGGGGGTCCAGTAACCGGCAAGCGCCATCGCTGCGGACAGCATCGGAACCAGCGCAACCCACAGCACCCAGAACAGCAGATACGGATAATAGCCCATGCCGAAGGCCAGGATCAGCCCGAGAATATAATAGACGATCAGCCACATGCGTGACACCTTCAGCCTAGGCCCATGGCTATAACGGTTGCGGAACAGACGGAAGGTCTTGAGGAGTAAGTACCATTCGAAGATGGCCGGAAGAACCGTTGTATAGGATAAGGAGAACCAGAACACATTGCCGAAGTTAGAGAACACTTCATTATTGGGGTAATACCAATTCTCCAGGACGAAGAAATTCAGGTATTCAAAAGCAAACCAGCTGAAGCAGGACACCACCGCCAGCAGCTGCATCACATGGGGCTTGCGCGAGATGATCGAAGCTCCGTGATTTCTCCGGTAGACCAAACCGTCCAGGATCAGAATAAAGGACCACCAGAGGGGAACAAACGTGTAATGCTCCAGCGAGACAAACAGCTTCACCCGGGCCCACATTAGGAACCAGCTAAGCGCAAGCACCGGCAGGCTCCACCAGAACCAGATAGGGAAAGGGGTGGCCGCCCCCGATTTCCGGGGTGCCTCCTCCGTCTTCTTGAAGCCGAACCATCCGGGGA
This genomic interval from Paenibacillus sp. FSL H8-0332 contains the following:
- a CDS encoding diguanylate cyclase; this encodes MIANDHYQVLETISDNPIKAVYRCTEASSAETVILKVLKSEFAGTEAVMRFKQEYKLLTELSTSAEGVIRPLRLEEQNGLYVMVLEDIAGRSLKRILAEEQPEEEALLKLAVKVVDILGSIHEQNVIHKDIKPSNIIWNRERDIVQVIDFDLAVKLSKERRDFQNSGLLEGSLLYISPEQTGRMNRNIDYRSDYYSLGVVLYEMMTGIMPYPSSEMMEQIYSIIAKEAVSPYHATGGRVSSGLSAVIMKLMEKSSEDRYRSAHGIKADLKKCLAGQEDFVIGTEDLLNTFRIPQKVVGRQQELSTLETAFRSSVNGNSQVMLVSGDAGAGKTALVHELHRTISREKGLFAEGKFDQYNKNIPYSALIQAFRRLVSQLLESPDEDYKSEVSRSLTRLLDGNGAVITGLIPELAVWTGTQPEPEPLSPAEEMNRFFLTFAKFVQAMTHPDRPLVLFLDDVQWADYSSLQLVEKLVLDNHLQRMFVICSFRQNEIHEGHPLFSAMVKIGKNREVGRIHLQPLQETDVQSLVADTLYSSMERVEGITGHLYKRSKGNSFFLTEMLKDLHRRGIIFFDKQNGEWSWSLEQLEALPVHDSVVDFLVGQLQHLPGEVRHILMLSSAAGSVFDYGMLTLIGEEAPEVIAAAITRAVQEEYIVPADHKYAIFSATLAESGPEAAQIGIRLKFAHDRIQQAFYQLLDPERGKRLHLSIGRLLLRNLGEEEIADKLVDIATHINKGLELITDSSEAREIVALNLRAAYKAKAGYGYDSAFLLLEAAMELLPEQIWSTDPGQAAEIYRLYAECSYLTHHIDQGDQACRLLLEQTTERMAIAEIYEMQTNHYMYLGMMPESIASGRRGLKALGIKIPSKVGMPAVLKELLVVKAALRGRTPETIFALPEMQDPEMKLVMRLLINFIPPAFISGETSLFGLVVLKKVGLTLKYGNSPESALAFIGYAMLLSGFGDTRGAFAYGRLGIRINDKFNDLQWKGAAHVLYTLFSHAWTEPWDTLQDWFGTSIEASLRTGDLLYLAHSAFYVNLWNPSMDIPALLQESDRTISMIENTKYKESLATAQLARQYYLSLAGELPERTSFNNEAFSEEVYLHELQEARYYSGIAIYYIYKMKLLFLYEKHDEALEYIERAYPIIGTLAGSAFMEEFALYTFLNLAYAYRDLGVNGKRKARSKMRKELGRVRKWASNAPGTFRQHEYLMRAEWARISGNSTRAGYYYDLAIEASEQGSFVRYKALCNELAARFYMDKGFNEFAAYLLRQSEYYYSVWGAKEKIAFIKERYPALAQKISTKEFMHGRTVSDYTESIDLNSIILASQAISKEIELNHLLEALMEIVIMNAGAQRGCILMTSKANLLVEGEYKADTDRISVAIHESHQLDNLPVAIIRQVEKSRESLIYNDAYSETSFVNDPYIVRQQPKSMVCMPLINQNKTIAIIYLENNLVTGVFTEERMKIINLLSREMVFSLENASLYNELERSEEKYRQLVNNLQDGVFVVQDMRCVYVNEALEQMLGYQPGEMLEQPFGNFITPPEREKVMHYYARRVEGKQAPEEYETRLLHKDKSPEVIAIHKVVRIMYQNKPAIQGTIKDITERKKAEEELRRHKEHLEELVAERTKELEFNNGELSKYIGLIEKISITDELTGLYNRRYFNKLFLDEVDKAAASKRYLTYLMLDIDYFKKFNDTYGHYEGDTVLRRIGGVLKELAEQAEGTAFRLGGEEFGIVAAGLTPPESRVFAELIRRSIAELGIQHDLSPEYGRITVSIGVAAVLVDGLREEDIYKLGDDALYQSKAEGRNCVTLFER
- a CDS encoding small-conductance mechanosensitive channel, which encodes MKTWKKTVFLIVTFGLIFLLPLLGSLAKWKGMPPGYGDFPAQKVEADPGFSLLYFSLACVVALIITLVLVFPGWFGFKKTEEAPRKSGAATPFPIWFWWSLPVLALSWFLMWARVKLFVSLEHYTFVPLWWSFILILDGLVYRRNHGASIISRKPHVMQLLAVVSCFSWFAFEYLNFFVLENWYYPNNEVFSNFGNVFWFSLSYTTVLPAIFEWYLLLKTFRLFRNRYSHGPRLKVSRMWLIVYYILGLILAFGMGYYPYLLFWVLWVALVPMLSAAMALAGYWTPFTPVKNGDWSKVILVGLATVFNGFFWEFWNFGSEWFHDDAPTNPNYWKYSVPYLDKFHIFSEMPVLGYFGYLFFGLNCWIIWLIAAYVFKFDADIEVTGEQG